A region of Odocoileus virginianus isolate 20LAN1187 ecotype Illinois chromosome 11, Ovbor_1.2, whole genome shotgun sequence DNA encodes the following proteins:
- the LOC110134577 gene encoding uncharacterized protein gives MEQKPLGGPLGKMNSTNHTFQDSSENITTSTSGPALSSSLHTAATAVSGSIGVVAFILLLVGLLSVTLKKWRHERLFKKQLKHQTNFLHKPLELSCHADAIYSNVINLAPRKEDDFAVYANVPPFNCPRRTSPDHVEYASIVFH, from the exons ATGGAACAAAAACCTCTGGGTGGACCCCTGGGCAAGATGAATTCGACCAACCATACGTTCCAGGACTCCAGCG AGAACATCACCACCTCAACCTCAGGCCCCGCACTATCCAGCAG CCTACACACAGCGGCCACAGCTGTTTCTGGCTCCATCGGTGTCGTGGCCTTCATCTTGCTCCTGGTGGGACTCTTATCCGTGACTCTGAAAAAATGGAGGCATGAGA GGCTATTTAAGAAACAACTGAAGCATCAGACCAACTTTCTCCACAAACCTTTG GAGCTTTCCTGCCATGCTGATGCCATATATTCCAACGTGATCAACCTGGCCCCCAGGAAAGAGGACGACTTCGCTGTCTATGCCAACGTGCCGCCTTTCAACTGCCCCAGGAGGACATCACCAGACCACGTGGAATACGCCTCCATTGTATTTCACTGA